The window ACCGAACACATCGTACAGGGAAAGATCCGCAGTTGTAATCTGCGGCGTATTTGAAGGCAATGCGACGGGAACAATCGTCTTCTGAACCGTCGAAAACACATCGGCTGCGATCGGGTAGGATCCGATGATGATCGATACGACGTTGGAGTACTGACTGAGGCCGCTCTCATCGCGGGACTGAGCAAGCACATAGAAAGCGGAACCTGCCGGGAGTTCGCCCGAAACGCTTCTTCGGGAACCCACGTCTATGGTGATGACGGATGCCATGCCGGTAAAGGGCATCGGGGCAAAAGTCAGGATATATCCCGTTGCGCCTTCGACTTCGCTCCAGGAGAGATACACCCAGCTTCCATTCGTGACGCTTAACACCGGGGGCTCCGGCTGGGCGTATGCAGCACCCGATATCGCAAAACACAACACGCAGACCATTAGGATAAAGCCAAGTTTCAATTTCATACCGGTCTCCATTTCCTTATTTGGGCCTCGACCCAAAAATCAGCTCACAATGAGCTGAAAGGGGCAAGGGGTTTCGCTGCATTGACAACAAAACGCCCGCTCGGTTCCGATATGAAACGGAGATTACGTTCAGATACCAAATACAACGTACTGTTCAGGAGTTGAGCATCTTGTCGGGGATCCTCCTGAAGGTCTATATCGGCACGATGAAGAAACTCTTGAAATTTCTTTGACGGATAAGGCCTTGATCCCGATTGCGGCTATCCGGAGATGCGATCGGTCGATCGCTCCTACGGTAGTGTCTGAACGAAAATCCTCTATTTGGAGCAGCGCGCCGCCAGCGGACAGGCAATTTTGCGATACAGCGTGAAATCCTGCGGAACACAGGACAGCCGCCCGATATCGTAGGGGACGGGCGGATCCGGCTCTATCAAGAAAAGCCGAATCCAATGAATGAGGGGTTTATATCGTGCTTTCTCCTGGAGAACGCCCGAACCAATCACGCCTTTGGCGTGATCTCCGGGGGCTTCAGACAAGTTCCCGCTGCATTGCAAAACAATCTGACCTCCGGGTGTGGTTGCTAATGCTCTCACCCCACAACTTATCGTTGGAATCCGGCCACTTGTCGCTCTTCTCATTGACCGGAACCGGTAGAATGATGGGGCAGGGGCTTGAAGGGCTGGCATGAGACAATGTGGCAAAGGGGCCGAGGGCGGATATGCGGAAGGTATCAGGTGGGTGGCGTCATCGGAATTTCGGGCGAGCCGGAGCGAAATGCCCGCGCCATACTCCCGATGGATATCTCACTCGTTCCAGGAGAACAACAGCGCGCTTGCGGTCAGAAAAATTCCCGTCATGATGACCAGAACGGCGATGTTGCCCGAGACATCGACAAGGGTGCGGCCATCGTTCATGATGCCGCGAACGGCTTCAAGCACATGGGTCAGCGGCAGCATTTTCGAAAACGTCCGGACCCAGCCCGGAGCCCCTTCGATGGAAAACCACACTTCCGAGAGAAACATCATCGGCCAGGTGATGAAATTGAGCACACCGCTGGAAAACTCCTCGCTGGTTCCGCGTGCCGCAAGCAGCATTCCCAGGGACGTCATGCAGAAGCTTCCCAGAAACAATACAACCAGGGCATCCACAACCGATCCCGCCGTGTACAGGGAAAAGAGCATCGAACATCCGGCCCAGACGACGCACAGGGTGAACATCAGCAGAAATATCCGGGATGCGATCTGGGCGGTCACGTATTCGAAGGCAGTCAACGGTGTCGCCTTGAATCGCTTCAGAACTCCGTTTTTCCGGTATCGCACAACGACATACCCGACTCCCCACAGAGAGCTGAACATCATGTTCATGCACAAAATTCCGGGAAAGAGCCAATCGATGTACCGGATCTGACGAC of the Desulfatirhabdium butyrativorans DSM 18734 genome contains:
- a CDS encoding ABC transporter permease, with protein sequence MRLQRMWAIFMARNLEYFRDTAAFGWNFLFPFLIIGGFAVLFGGSSFQENKVGVFPCPDAIVHSESLELPPAFRSASYIEFVGFKTQAEGLDRLRHHKIDLLIRQGTTPYAYWIDENSPRGPLLEKALLASLQPAPPENLLQKNRIEGRQIRYIDWLFPGILCMNMMFSSLWGVGYVVVRYRKNGVLKRFKATPLTAFEYVTAQIASRIFLLMFTLCVVWAGCSMLFSLYTAGSVVDALVVLFLGSFCMTSLGMLLAARGTSEEFSSGVLNFITWPMMFLSEVWFSIEGAPGWVRTFSKMLPLTHVLEAVRGIMNDGRTLVDVSGNIAVLVIMTGIFLTASALLFSWNE